The following coding sequences lie in one Primulina huaijiensis isolate GDHJ02 chromosome 2, ASM1229523v2, whole genome shotgun sequence genomic window:
- the LOC140960568 gene encoding zinc-finger homeodomain protein 6-like: protein MEHRGMQSSISFNAPQINKESTLKLPLAPIVSAPLERRGNAAVSSRRGSAIFSPTQTLDQPPQQLFAQKYPTPDPDPATMKAGGASNPNTPVPRRPLAVPTATSTSADSSTKYIECLKNHAASMGNYVVDGCGEFMPGGQEGTFESMRCAACNCHRSFHRRVDAEVDPHHPQISHSRRNPPAIETYHHHQPFPASHTHPIMMNFGGNSGGATAESSNEDFSMFQSSAGGHAIASSTGGSKKRFRTKFNQEQKDKMNEFADKLGWRIQRKDDEQVQQFCNEFGVKRQVFKVWMHNKKQATKKKQI, encoded by the coding sequence ATGGAACACAGGGGGATGCAAAGTTCCATAAGCTTCAATGCACCACAGATCAACAAAGAATCGACATTGAAGCTGCCTCTTGCTCCTATAGTTTCAGCTCCCCTTGAGAGAAGAGGAAATGCGGCGGTTTCTTCCCGGCGGGGGAGTGCCATTTTCAGCCCCACTCAAACCCTAGATCAGCCTCCGCAGCAGCTGTTTGCACAGAAGTACCCCACCCCAGATCCAGATCCAGCCACCATGAAAGCCGGTGGCGCGTCAAATCCTAATACACCTGTTCCAAGACGACCACTAGCAGTGCCGACGGCGACTTCCACAAGTGCTGATTCGTCAACTAAGTACATAGAATGCCTCAAGAATCATGCTGCAAGCATGGGTAATTATGTTGTCGATGGATGCGGAGAATTCATGCCTGGTGGACAAGAGGGCACGTTCGAATCTATGAGATGTGCAGCCTGTAACTGCCACCGGAGTTTCCATCGACGAGTGGATGCCGAAGTTGACCCCCACCACCCTCAGATATCTCACAGCAGGCGAAACCCACCTGCAATAGAGACTTATCATCACCATCAACCCTTTCCTGCCTCCCATACGCATCCCATAATGATGAACTTCGGCGGAAACAGTGGTGGGGCCACTGCGGAGTCATCCAACGAAGATTTCAGCATGTTCCAATCCAGTGCCGGCGGACATGCCATTGCATCGTCTACGGGAGGCTCCAAGAAGAGATTCCGAACGAAATTCAATCAAGAACAGAAGGATAAGATGAATGAATTTGCTGATAAGCTGGGTTGGAGGATTCAGAGGAAAGACGATGAACAAGTGCAGCAGTTTTGCAATGAATTCGGAGTGAAGAGACAAGTGTTCAAGGTATGGATGCACAATAAAAAACAAGCCACGAAGAAGAAACAAATCTAA